A region from the Peromyscus maniculatus bairdii isolate BWxNUB_F1_BW_parent chromosome 5, HU_Pman_BW_mat_3.1, whole genome shotgun sequence genome encodes:
- the LOC102906218 gene encoding cathepsin R-like isoform X2, whose product MTSVLFLAILCLGLSSAATAPDPSLDAEWQNWKIKYEKSYSLEEEEMRRTVWEKNLKIIKDHNGENGLGKNGFTMEMNGFGDMTDEEFRKMMIDFPVRAHPRQEKKSIQKRYAGVVLPKFVDWRKKGYVTPVRNQGNCNSCWAFSVIGAIEAQIIWQLNKLTPLSVQNLVDCSKPQGNNGCVSGDTYNAFQYVLHNGGLEAEATYPYEGKEGQCRYNPKNSIAEITGFVSLPESIHHEPNCSSNSLTHGVLVVGYGYEGNEMDGYHYWLIKNSWGKQWGRKGYMKIAKDWNNHCGIASYAYYPTTV is encoded by the exons ATGACTTCTGTTCTCTTTCTGGCCATCCTTTGCTTGGGACTGTCCTCAGCTGCTACAGCACCTGATCCCAGCTTGGATGCTGAATGgcaaaactggaaaataaaatatgaaaaatcatACAGCCTG gaggaagaagaaatgaggagAACAGTATGGgaaaaaaacttgaaaattatTAAAGACCACAATGGGGAGAATGGTCTGGGTAAGAATGGCTTCACCATGGAAATGAATGGCTTTGGTGACATG ACTGATGAAGAATTCAGGAAAATGATGATTGATTTCCCAGTCCGAGCTCACCCTCGCCAGGAGAAGAAAAGTATCCAGAAACGTTATGCTGGTGTTGTTTTACCCAAATTTGTGGATTGGCGAAagaaaggctatgtgactccTGTGCGGAACCAG GGCAACTGCAATTCTTGTTGGGCATTTTCTGTGATTGGTGCCATAGAAGCACAGATAATCTGGCAACTAAACAAACTTACCCCTCTGAGTGTGCAGAACTTAGTGGACTGTTCTAAACCTCAAGGCAATAATGGCTGTGTTTCGGGTGATACATACAATGCCTTCCAGTATGTATTACACAATGGAggtttggaggctgaggcaaccTATCCATATGAAGGAAAA GAAGGGCAATGCAGATATAATCCAAAGAATTCCATTGCTGAAATCACAGGATTTGTGTCCCTCCCAGAAA GTATTCATCATGAGCCAAATTGCAGCAGTAATTCTCTGACTCATGGAGTTCTGGTTGTTGGTTATGGATATGAAGGAAATGAAATGGATGGTTATCACTACTGGCTGATAAAGAACAG cTGGGGTAAACAATGGGGCAGGAAGGGCTACATGAAAATTGCCAAAGACTGGAACAACCACTGTGGAATTGCTTCATATGCCTACTACCCCACCACTGTGTGA
- the LOC102906218 gene encoding cathepsin R-like isoform X1: MTSVLFLAILCLGLSSAATAPDPSLDAEWQNWKIKYEKSYSLEEEEMRRTVWEKNLKIIKDHNGENGLGKNGFTMEMNGFGDMTDEEFRKMMIDFPVRAHPRQEKKSIQKRYAGVVLPKFVDWRKKGYVTPVRNQGNCNSCWAFSVIGAIEAQIIWQLNKLTPLSVQNLVDCSKPQGNNGCVSGDTYNAFQYVLHNGGLEAEATYPYEGKEGQCRYNPKNSIAEITGFVSLPESEYYLMAAVATIGPISVGIDASHDSFKFYKKGIHHEPNCSSNSLTHGVLVVGYGYEGNEMDGYHYWLIKNSWGKQWGRKGYMKIAKDWNNHCGIASYAYYPTTV, encoded by the exons ATGACTTCTGTTCTCTTTCTGGCCATCCTTTGCTTGGGACTGTCCTCAGCTGCTACAGCACCTGATCCCAGCTTGGATGCTGAATGgcaaaactggaaaataaaatatgaaaaatcatACAGCCTG gaggaagaagaaatgaggagAACAGTATGGgaaaaaaacttgaaaattatTAAAGACCACAATGGGGAGAATGGTCTGGGTAAGAATGGCTTCACCATGGAAATGAATGGCTTTGGTGACATG ACTGATGAAGAATTCAGGAAAATGATGATTGATTTCCCAGTCCGAGCTCACCCTCGCCAGGAGAAGAAAAGTATCCAGAAACGTTATGCTGGTGTTGTTTTACCCAAATTTGTGGATTGGCGAAagaaaggctatgtgactccTGTGCGGAACCAG GGCAACTGCAATTCTTGTTGGGCATTTTCTGTGATTGGTGCCATAGAAGCACAGATAATCTGGCAACTAAACAAACTTACCCCTCTGAGTGTGCAGAACTTAGTGGACTGTTCTAAACCTCAAGGCAATAATGGCTGTGTTTCGGGTGATACATACAATGCCTTCCAGTATGTATTACACAATGGAggtttggaggctgaggcaaccTATCCATATGAAGGAAAA GAAGGGCAATGCAGATATAATCCAAAGAATTCCATTGCTGAAATCACAGGATTTGTGTCCCTCCCAGAAAGTGAGTACTATCTAATGGCTGCTGTTGCAACTATCGGGCCCATCTCTGTTGGAATTGATGCTTCCCATGATTCATTCAAATTCTACAAGAAAG GTATTCATCATGAGCCAAATTGCAGCAGTAATTCTCTGACTCATGGAGTTCTGGTTGTTGGTTATGGATATGAAGGAAATGAAATGGATGGTTATCACTACTGGCTGATAAAGAACAG cTGGGGTAAACAATGGGGCAGGAAGGGCTACATGAAAATTGCCAAAGACTGGAACAACCACTGTGGAATTGCTTCATATGCCTACTACCCCACCACTGTGTGA